From Drosophila yakuba strain Tai18E2 chromosome 2L, Prin_Dyak_Tai18E2_2.1, whole genome shotgun sequence, one genomic window encodes:
- the LOC6526561 gene encoding uncharacterized protein At4g17910 — protein sequence MEAEVANFVEHELNELDLKSWRSIKESLDSFLTILPTVLGFILSRLLCGHLPLQSTRRFLLELLLIGLPTVILITVGSAHSYIYSLVVFLGVVVYIYGNVAPNPANYVYKVGKRPIVFTLLRATAYSGTCAAILAVDFPSYPTDYRKSRTFGAAVMDMGIGLFVVTMGLVSQRARSITDLGKLRRSVIPLLVLGLARTIVITAIDYHQDETEYGRHLNAFFILGFTKLLGSCYSLLVNSDEQLLGLSIGLLFLHELVLQLGLSNFVMSSAPHEGFFSANREGLSSLHGCVALYLLSIYFAKWYTSHDSLSYQGLISKLKRMIFVAILCWNLVFISSFLTGVARVTFSFGYVTWIFAVSISLIVIYAFFFELKLVRPDIYSKKSSGDVVEKSISLPTFVESLNMNGLTHFMISNFLTGMVNMSLDPGHRNDLESVVILSIYMFVCAGVVFLMLRKGIRVA from the exons atggAGGCCGAGGTGGCCAACTTCGTGGAGCACGAACTGAATGAATTGGATTTGAAATCCTGGAGATCTATCAAGGAAAGTTTGGATAGTTTCTTAACCATACTGCCCACGGTATTGGGATTTATCCTTTCCCGCCTGCTTTGCGGACACCTGCCGCTGCAATCCACGAGGAGATTTCTCCTGGAGCTGCTTCTGATTGGATTACCCACCGTGATTTTGATCACCGTGGGGAGTGCCCATAGCTACATTTACTCCCTAGTCGTTTTCTTAGGTGTTGTGGTCTATATTTACGGAAATGTCGCTCCCAATCCTGCAAATTACGTTTATAAGGTTGGTAAGAGACCCATAGTCTTCACTCTGCTGAGAGCAACTGCCTACAGTGGCACCTGCGCCGCCATTCTGGCCGTTGACTTCCCTTCGTATCCCACGGATTACCGGAAAAGTCGGACTTTCGGAGCAGCTGTGATGGATATGGGGATTGGCCTGTTTGTGGTGACCATGGGATTGGTTTCGCAACGAGCAAGGAGCATCACTGATCTTGGAAAACTAAGGAGATCTGTTATTCCATTGCTGGTCTTAGGACTTGCTCGTACCATTGTCATCACGGCGATCGACTATCACCAGGATGAGACGGAATACGGCAGGCACTTGAACGCCTTCTTCATACTGGGATTTACGAAATTGCTGGGCAGTTGCTATAGTCTATTGGTGAACTCTGATGAACAGCTGCTGGGACTTTCAATAG GTTTGCTTTTCCTTCACGAACTGGTGCTCCAACTGGGACTCTCCAACTTTGTCATGTCTTCAGCACCCCATGAAGGATTTTTCAGTGCCAATCGGGAAGGCTTAAGTTCCCTGCACGGATGTGTAGCTCTCTACTTGCTCAGCATTTACTTTGCCAAGTGGTATACATCCCACGATAGCCTCAGTTATCAAGGACTGATAAGCAAGTTAAAGAGAATGATTTTCGTAGCCATTCTCTGCTGGAATTTAGTATTTATAAGTTCTTTCCTAACGGGCGTTGCACGTGTAACGTTTAGTTTTGGCTATGTGACCTGGATATTCGCTGTCTCCATAAGCCTTATTGTGATCTACGCGTTCTTCTTTGAGCTAAAACTTGTACGACCTGACATTTATTCTAAGAAGTCAAGTGGAGATGTTGTGGAAAAGAGCATATCCCTGCCCACCTTTGTTGAAAGCCTGAACATGAATGGTCTGACTCACTTTATGATCTCCAACTTCCTTACGGGAATGGTCAACATGTCCCTCGACCCTGGTCATCGAAATGATCTTGAGTCCGTTGTTATACTGtccatatatatgtttgtttgtgCTGGAGTGGTCTTCCTTATGCTGAGAAAGGGCATACGTGTGGCTTAG
- the LOC6526562 gene encoding uncharacterized protein LOC6526562: MSSCSGTQTTRCECPPGLRLEKTPQAPLFDMLGPHPDEVIMTILDRILYLSGATKIIPMLELAKQGSALKNESGPPPAPSAPSHCSSASSSVQPCSSAWNSCYSKPSTICCPKTPRCCSSPKVPHIPCCPVDTPKSSCMKSPSRLSAASCCPRQRTPRVDFDHPAEDIPLRKNAGSATIKERMIRSISTCSLACQQLKDKLKSQESQGRKDQKWLWTRLVRGNDGCMVYEVYKDSDADRSPSKIESEAPIILFLVMPNGCIMPFESICGP, from the exons ATGAGCTCTTGCTCTGGAACTCAGACGACGCGTTGTGAGTGTCCGCCAGGTCTAAGATTGGAGAAGACGCCGCAGGCTCCACTCTTCGACATGCTGGGTCCGCATCCGGATGAGGTCATCATGACGATCCTGGACCGCATCCTCTATCTATCGGGCGCCACAAAAATAATTCCAATGCTGGAGTTGGCGAAACAAG GATCCGCTCTTAAGAACGAATCTGGTCCTCCACCAGCACCCAGTGCACCAAGCCATTGCAGTTCCGCCAGCAGCTCGGTTCAACCCTGTTCATCGGCCTGGAACTCCTGCTACTCCAAGCCGTCGACTATCTGTTGTCCCAAGACACCGAGATGCTGCTCCTCTCCAAAAGTTCCCCATATTCCCTGCTGTCCTGTGGATACTCCAAAATCTTCGTGCATGAAGAGTCCGAGTCGGCTAAGTGCCGCTTCCTGTTGTCCTCGGCAGCGTACTCCCAGGGTGGATTTCGATCACCCGGCGGAGGATATTCCGTTAAGAAAAAACGCCGGCAGTGCCACAATTAAGGAACGAATGATTCGATCCATTTCCACCTGTTCGCTTGCCTGCCAGCAGCTGAAGGACAAGCTCAAATCCCAGGAATCCCAAGGACGCAAGGATCAAAAGTGGTTGTGGACCCGCTTGGTTCGTGGCAACGATGGCTGCATGGTGTACGAGGTTTACAAGGACTCCGATGCAGACAGATCTCCCTCCAAGATCGAATCGGAGGCACCCATTATCCTTTTCCTAGTTATGCCGAATGGTTGCATCATGCCCTTTGAGTCCATTTGTGGTCCTTAG